One region of Oryza sativa Japonica Group chromosome 5, ASM3414082v1 genomic DNA includes:
- the LOC107278685 gene encoding uncharacterized protein, protein MSTVAAPAVEDANKHWAPHGAVLTAFVVGINLLMVLLVFFYFWRFFSGKRGPPPSSSSMAGGADDEEAASSDSDTSPAASPRVSWRRLREWPAGRRQQEEDIASSLPVSVYSSADVGNGKAAAECAVCIVEFRDGDLARLLPRCGHRFHADCVGAWLRLHSTCPLCRAAALPLAASTATASVPNNNDDPKDDAAAHCPWHMHACAVDRNEMTLEALQLLGLVVRPDKLRRWEKAYRRASFSTSGTRGGSSRISFIAAVGGRREEVGCQEEDEQEPHGSDLIGERVKRYALKAQLANSAWPIRHQLFGYSALGIGLDTRRWGWLTAIEGLRRRRRGASGHEVRRAHGATTAA, encoded by the exons AtgtcgacggtggcggcgccggcggtggaggatgcGAACAAACACTGGGCGCCGCACGGCGCGGTGCTGACGGCGTTCGTCGTCGGGATCAACCTGCTCATGGTCCTCCTCGTGTTCTTCTACTTCTGGCGGTTCTTCTCCGGGAAGCgtggcccgccgccgtcgtcgtcgtccatggccggcggcgccgatgacgaggaggcggcgtcgTCGGACTCGGACACGTCGCCAGCGGCCTCGCCGAGGGTgtcgtggcggcggctgcgggagtGGCCGGCGGGGCGCCGACAGCAGGAGGAGGACATCGCGTCGTCGCTGCCCGTGTCCGTGTACTCCTCGGCCGACGTCGGGaacgggaaggcggcggcggagtgcgcGGTGTGTATCGTGGAGTTCCGCGACGGCGACCTggcgcgcctcctcccgcggTGCGGCCACCGGTTCCACGCCGACTGCGTCGGCGCGTGGCTGCGCCTCCACTCCACCTGCCCgctctgccgcgccgccgcgctccccctcgccgcctccaccgccaccgcctccgtgcCCAACAACAACGACGACCCAaaggacgacgccgccgcgcactGCCCG tggcatatgcatgcatgtgcagtTGATCGAAATGAAATGACCCTAGAAGCCCTTCAATTGCTTGGATTAGTCGTACGTCCAGATAA ACTGCGGAGGTGGGAAAAGGCCTATAGGCGTGCCAGTTTTAGTACTTCTGGcaccaggggcggatccagcag GATATCATTCATAGCTGCTGTTGGAGGAAGACGAGAAGAGGTCGGGTGTCAGGAGGAAGATGAACAGGAGCCCCATGGGAGCGATCTGATTGGGGAGAGGGTGAAGCGGTATGCATTAAAGGCCCAATTGGCCAATTCCGCATGGCCCATTAGGCACCAGCTCTTTGGGTATTCAGCTTTAGGGATTGGATTGGACACAAGACGATGGGGATGGCTCACTGCGATTGAgggcttgcggcggcggcggcgtggcgccagTGGGCACGAGGTGCGGCGAGCGCACGGTGCCACGACGGCAGCCTAA
- the LOC136356658 gene encoding E3 ubiquitin-protein ligase Os06g0535400-like: MDGGGGAGGDVSGGERWAPSGRQLTASLVGLNVFVVLLIYYYLWRFFSGKSDGGVPGGGGGGDDEDAESLAAPSRAVSPKPRDREAMELAITALPVFVVHVPTPSDNSGDGGGGAGDAAAADANGGGGGGGKVLECAICIAEFADGEEGRLLPRCGHRFHARCVDMWFQLHSTCPLCRAGVLPPAPAPPCPTTAPHDDDGQQQVVAPPPDHTDDTNRTDNCPV; the protein is encoded by the coding sequence atggacggtggcggcggcgcggggggtgacgtcagcggcggcgagcggtgggcGCCGAGCGGGCGGCAGCTCACGGCGAGCCTCGTCGGGCTCAATGTCTTCGTCGTCCTGCTCATCTACTACTACCTCTGGCGATTCTTCTCCGGCaagagcgacggcggcgtcccgggcggtggcggcggcggcgacgacgaggacgcggaGTCGTTGGCGGCGCCGTCGCGGGCTGTGTCGCCCAAGCCGCGGGACCGGGAGGCGATGGAGCTCGCCATCACCGCGTTGCCCGTCTTCGTCGTGCACGTTCCCACCCCCTCCGAcaactccggcgacggcggcggcggcgcgggcgatgctgcagctgctgacgctaacggcggcggcggcggcggcggcaaggtgtTGGAGTGCGCGATCTGCATCGCGGAGttcgccgacggcgaggaggggcgGCTGCTGCCGCGGTGCGGGCACCGGTTCCACGCGCGGTGCGTCGACATGTGGTTCCAGCTCCACTCCACCTGCCCGCTCTGCCGCGCCGGCGTCCTGCCGCCGGCTCCAGCGCCGCCGTGTCCCACCACCGCGccgcacgacgacgacggccagcAGCAGGTCgtcgcgccaccgccggatcACACAGACGACACGAATAGGACAGACAATTGTCCCGTGtga